In Carassius gibelio isolate Cgi1373 ecotype wild population from Czech Republic chromosome B19, carGib1.2-hapl.c, whole genome shotgun sequence, one DNA window encodes the following:
- the anxa14 gene encoding annexin A2 isoform X1 has protein sequence MGTEAKSQETSLLTSEGMWWGTLGSVRPFPNFRPERDVTVLHTALEKKDVSTIVRVLTNRSNAQRRSLAQAYKNLSQKELDASLKKVLSGDLQSLILGLMMIPEQFEAYRLRKAMEGAGTDEETLLEILCTRTPLQLSDIRAAYNQEYKRDLEKDLISETSGDFSKLIVALLKKENGPEMIDQDIASLSEELKNKKPAADIWIKILTTRNPDHLRTVLEKLEFEKGQTVEDALEAHFKGLLSGDLKKGLKTLVRCIQNQNLFLAQRIQTMKAPVVQGVMVAHSEEDLLRVRVAYLQSTGTSLYTALQKQFKGELQQGLLAICRAED, from the exons ATGGGGACAGAAGCTAAGTCACAGGAAACATCTCTACTTACG TCTGAAGGCATGTGGTGGGGCACCCTGGGGTCTGTGCGGCCCTTCCCAAATTTTCGTCCCGAGAGAGATGTTACAGTCCTACATACTGCACTGGAGAAGAAAG ATGTGAGCACAATTGTGAGAGTACTAACCAATCGCAGTAATGCTCAGAGACGATCTCTTGCCCAGGCGTACAAGAATCTCTCACAAAAG gAATTGGATGCAAGTCTGAAGAAGGTTCTTTCTGGTGATCTGCAGTCTCTGATACTTGGACTGATGATGATACCAGAGCAGTTTGAGGCCTATCGCTTACGCAAAGCCATGGAG GGTGCTGGTACAGATGAAGAAACTCTTTTAGAGATTTTGTGCACAAGGACACCACTGCAGCTCTCTGACATCAGGGCTGCATACAATCAAG AGTATAAGCGGGATTTGGAGAAAGACTTGATAAGTGAAACCAGTGGAGATTTTTCAAAGCTCATTGTGGCATTGTTGAAG AAAGAAAATGGGCCAGAAATGATTGACCAGGATATAGCA tcTTTATCTGAGGAGCTGAAAAACAAGAAACCTGCAGCTGATATTTGGATCAAAATACTCACCACAAGAAACCCAGACCATCTCAGAACTG TGCTTGAAAAACTGGAGTTTGAAAAAGGCCAGACAGTGGAAGATGCTTTAGAGGCACATTTTAAAGGGCTCCTCTCTGGAGACCTGAAAAAGGGCTTAAAGACTCTAG TACGATGTATACAGAACCAGAATTTATTCTTGGCACAACGGATCCAAACTATGAAA GCACCGGTGGTCCAGGGTGTGATGGTGGCTCACAGTGAGGAGGATCTACTGAGAGTAAGAGTGGCATACCTTCAGTCTACAGGAACTTCACTGTACACAGCCTTACAG aagcAGTTTAAAGGTGAACTCCAGCAGGGTTTGTTGGCTATATGTCGTGCAGAAGATTAG
- the LOC127979474 gene encoding uncharacterized protein LOC127979474 isoform X2 has translation MKCLIIQFWMLALLVSQAQANVTETVPTSIDSTTKTTTQPMTTPTSVDSTTKTTTQPMTTPTSVDSTTTTTTQPMTTPTSVDSATKTTTQPMTTPTSVDSATKTTTQPMTTPTSVDSSTKTTTQPMTTPTSVDSTTTTTTQSTVPISVDSTTKTTAHPTVPISVDSTTKTTTQPMTTPMRVDSTTTTTASSSNSLTVSVISYTLSILLYMLLN, from the exons ATGAAGTGCCTGATCATACAATTCTGGATGTTGGCTCTACTGGTCTCCCAGGCTCAG GCTAATGTGACAGAGACTGTGCCAACAAGTATAGATTCTACAACTAAAACTACAACTCAACCCATGACTA CGCCAACAAGTGTAGATTCTACAACTAAAACTACAACTCAACCCATGACTACGCCAACGAGTGTAGATTCTACAACTACAACTACAACTCAACCCATGACTACGCCAACAAGTGTAGATTCTGCAACTAAAACTACAACTCAACCCATGACTACGCCAACAAGTGTAGATTCTGCAACTAAAACTACAACTCAACCCATGACTACGCCAACAAGTGTAGATTCGTCAACTAAAACTACAACTCAACCCATGACTACGCCAACAAGTGTAGATTCTACAACTACAACTACAACTCAATCCACTGTGCCAATAAGTGTAGATTCTACAACTAAAACTACAGCTCATCCCACTGTGCCAATAAGTGTAGATTCTACAACTAAAACTACAACTCAACCCATGACTACGCCAATGAGAGTAGATTCTACAACTACAACTACGGCATCATCCAGCAACTCACTGACAGTTTCCGTCATCAGCTATACTCTTTCCATCCTGCTTTACATGCTGTTGAATTGA
- the LOC127979474 gene encoding uncharacterized protein LOC127979474 isoform X1, whose amino-acid sequence MKCLIIQFWMLALLVSQAQANVTETVPTSIDSTTKTTTQPMTMPISVDSTTTTTTQPTTTPTSVDSTTKTTTQPMTTPTSVDSTTTTTTQPMTTPTSVDSATKTTTQPMTTPTSVDSATKTTTQPMTTPTSVDSSTKTTTQPMTTPTSVDSTTTTTTQSTVPISVDSTTKTTAHPTVPISVDSTTKTTTQPMTTPMRVDSTTTTTASSSNSLTVSVISYTLSILLYMLLN is encoded by the exons ATGAAGTGCCTGATCATACAATTCTGGATGTTGGCTCTACTGGTCTCCCAGGCTCAG GCTAATGTGACAGAGACTGTGCCAACAAGTATAGATTCTACAACTAAAACTACAACTCAACCCATGACTATGCCAATAAGTGTAGATTCTACAACTACAACTACAACTCAACCCACGACTACGCCAACAAGTGTAGATTCTACAACTAAAACTACAACTCAACCCATGACTACGCCAACGAGTGTAGATTCTACAACTACAACTACAACTCAACCCATGACTACGCCAACAAGTGTAGATTCTGCAACTAAAACTACAACTCAACCCATGACTACGCCAACAAGTGTAGATTCTGCAACTAAAACTACAACTCAACCCATGACTACGCCAACAAGTGTAGATTCGTCAACTAAAACTACAACTCAACCCATGACTACGCCAACAAGTGTAGATTCTACAACTACAACTACAACTCAATCCACTGTGCCAATAAGTGTAGATTCTACAACTAAAACTACAGCTCATCCCACTGTGCCAATAAGTGTAGATTCTACAACTAAAACTACAACTCAACCCATGACTACGCCAATGAGAGTAGATTCTACAACTACAACTACGGCATCATCCAGCAACTCACTGACAGTTTCCGTCATCAGCTATACTCTTTCCATCCTGCTTTACATGCTGTTGAATTGA
- the anxa14 gene encoding annexin A2 isoform X2 — translation MGTEAKSQETSLLTSEGMWWGTLGSVRPFPNFRPERDVTVLHTALEKKDVSTIVRVLTNRSNAQRRSLAQAYKNLSQKELDASLKKVLSGDLQSLILGLMMIPEQFEAYRLRKAMEGAGTDEETLLEILCTRTPLQLSDIRAAYNQEYKRDLEKDLISETSGDFSKLIVALLKKENGPEMIDQDIASLSEELKNKKPAADIWIKILTTRNPDHLRTVLEKLEFEKGQTVEDALEAHFKGLLSGDLKKGLKTLVRCIQNQNLFLAQRIQTMKAPVVQGVMVAHSEEDLLRVRVAYLQSTGTSLYTALQQFKGELQQGLLAICRAED, via the exons ATGGGGACAGAAGCTAAGTCACAGGAAACATCTCTACTTACG TCTGAAGGCATGTGGTGGGGCACCCTGGGGTCTGTGCGGCCCTTCCCAAATTTTCGTCCCGAGAGAGATGTTACAGTCCTACATACTGCACTGGAGAAGAAAG ATGTGAGCACAATTGTGAGAGTACTAACCAATCGCAGTAATGCTCAGAGACGATCTCTTGCCCAGGCGTACAAGAATCTCTCACAAAAG gAATTGGATGCAAGTCTGAAGAAGGTTCTTTCTGGTGATCTGCAGTCTCTGATACTTGGACTGATGATGATACCAGAGCAGTTTGAGGCCTATCGCTTACGCAAAGCCATGGAG GGTGCTGGTACAGATGAAGAAACTCTTTTAGAGATTTTGTGCACAAGGACACCACTGCAGCTCTCTGACATCAGGGCTGCATACAATCAAG AGTATAAGCGGGATTTGGAGAAAGACTTGATAAGTGAAACCAGTGGAGATTTTTCAAAGCTCATTGTGGCATTGTTGAAG AAAGAAAATGGGCCAGAAATGATTGACCAGGATATAGCA tcTTTATCTGAGGAGCTGAAAAACAAGAAACCTGCAGCTGATATTTGGATCAAAATACTCACCACAAGAAACCCAGACCATCTCAGAACTG TGCTTGAAAAACTGGAGTTTGAAAAAGGCCAGACAGTGGAAGATGCTTTAGAGGCACATTTTAAAGGGCTCCTCTCTGGAGACCTGAAAAAGGGCTTAAAGACTCTAG TACGATGTATACAGAACCAGAATTTATTCTTGGCACAACGGATCCAAACTATGAAA GCACCGGTGGTCCAGGGTGTGATGGTGGCTCACAGTGAGGAGGATCTACTGAGAGTAAGAGTGGCATACCTTCAGTCTACAGGAACTTCACTGTACACAGCCTTACAG cAGTTTAAAGGTGAACTCCAGCAGGGTTTGTTGGCTATATGTCGTGCAGAAGATTAG